One genomic segment of Panicum virgatum strain AP13 chromosome 2N, P.virgatum_v5, whole genome shotgun sequence includes these proteins:
- the LOC120660066 gene encoding PI-PLC X domain-containing protein At5g67130-like isoform X1, producing MAPPPLSSSVLLLFHIALLLLVHYSAQVGGSCSSARDCGTGLYCGSCPAAGRTNPSCIRNLAIQPTSIVKGLPFNRYSWLVTHNSFSILGEPSRTGVERVTFYNQEDSVTNQLRNGVRGLMLDMYDLNDDVWLCHSLQGQCYNFTAFVPAVETLKEVEAFLSENPSEIVTIFIEDYVRSPMGLSNVFNAADLMKYWYPISEMPTNGKDWPSVTDMVAKNHRLLVFTSDASKEASEGIAYQWSYLLENESGDPGIVPGSCPNRKESRPLNSRSASLFMQNYFPTMPVQNEACKENSGLLQIARACYAAAGNRIPNFIAVNFYMRSNGGGVFDVQDRINGLTLCGCNTIAACQAAAPMGACKDMGAPNQTPSSSSSESSVNGNVYSGTIEFRTHPTAGASNTSTWSTSALLLSLLLTVKLFASFMQ from the exons atggcgccgccgcctctctcctCCTCCGTGCTCCTCTTGTTCCACatcgcgctgctgctgctcgtccACTACTCCGCCCAG GTTGGGGGTTCGTGCTCCTCCGCGCGCGACTGCGGCACGGGCCTGTACTGCGGTagctgccccgccgccggcaggaCCAATCCCTCCTGCATCAGGAACCTCGCGATCCAGCCGACCTCCATT GTGAAGGGGCTGCCCTTCAACCGCTACTCGTGGCTCGTCACCCACAATTCCTTCTCCATCCTCGGCGAGCCCTCGCGCACTGGGGTCGAGAGGGTCACGTTCTACAACCAGGAGGACTCCGTCACCAACCAATTGAGG AATGGCGTCAGGGGACTAATGCTTGATATGTATGACCTCAACGATGATGTATGGCTCTGCCACTCCCTGCAAGGGCAATGCTACAACTTCACCGCTTTT GTACCAGCAGTTGAGACACTAAAAGAGGTGGAAGCATTTCTCTCTGAGAATCCCTCAGAGATTGTAACAATATTTATCGAGGATTATGTTCGCTCACCAATGGGACTGAGCAATGTCTTTAATGCTGCTGACTTGATGAAGTATTGGTACCCCATCTCGGAAATGCCAACTAATGGCAAGGACTGGCCAAGTGTCACAGATATGGTTGCAAAGAACCACAGGTTGCTAGTGTTTACTTCTGATGCTTCAAAGGAGGCTAGTGAAGGAATAGCTTACCAGTGGAGCTACTTGCTAGAGAATGAGT CTGGAGATCCAGGGATCGTGCCTGGTTCTTGTCCAAACAGAAAGGAATCACGGCCACTGAACTCAAGATCTGCATCTTTATTTATGCAAAATTACTTCCCCACGATGCCTGTACAGAATGAAGCATGTAAAGAGAATTCTGGGCTACTACAAATAGCCCGAGCTTGTTATGCTGCAGCTGGAAATAGAATCCCCAACTTCATAGCTGTGAATTTCTACATG CGAAGCAATGGTGGTGGTGTTTTTGATGTTCAAGACAGAATCAATGGCCTCACATTATGTGGTTGCAACACCATCGCTGCATGCCAG GCTGCGGCACCAATGGGTGCATGCAAGGACATGGGGGCACCTAATCAGACTCCATCGTCATCCTCCTCTGAATCCTCTGTAAATGGAAACGTCTATTCAGGAACTATAGAGTTCAGGACCCATCCCACTGCTGGTGCCAGCAATACTTCCACTTGGAGTACTTCTGCTCTTCTACTAAGCCTGCTGTTGACTGTAAAGCTGTTTGCATCTTTCATGCAATAG
- the LOC120660066 gene encoding PI-PLC X domain-containing protein At5g67130-like isoform X2, with amino-acid sequence MAPPPLSSSVLLLFHIALLLLVHYSAQVGGSCSSARDCGTGLYCGSCPAAGRTNPSCIRNLAIQPTSIVKGLPFNRYSWLVTHNSFSILGEPSRTGVERVTFYNQEDSVTNQLRNGVRGLMLDMYDLNDDVWLCHSLQGQCYNFTAFVPAVETLKEVEAFLSENPSEIVTIFIEDYVRSPMGLSNVFNAADLMKYWYPISEMPTNGKDWPSVTDMVAKNHRLLVFTSDASKEASEGIAYQWSYLLENESGDPGIVPGSCPNRKESRPLNSRSASLFMQNYFPTMPVQNEACKENSGLLQIARACYAAAGNRIPNFIAVNFYMRSNGGGVFDVQDRINGLTLCGCNTIAACQIRVFHQCPHSSPMNVCRLRHQWVHARTWGHLIRLHRHPPLNPL; translated from the exons atggcgccgccgcctctctcctCCTCCGTGCTCCTCTTGTTCCACatcgcgctgctgctgctcgtccACTACTCCGCCCAG GTTGGGGGTTCGTGCTCCTCCGCGCGCGACTGCGGCACGGGCCTGTACTGCGGTagctgccccgccgccggcaggaCCAATCCCTCCTGCATCAGGAACCTCGCGATCCAGCCGACCTCCATT GTGAAGGGGCTGCCCTTCAACCGCTACTCGTGGCTCGTCACCCACAATTCCTTCTCCATCCTCGGCGAGCCCTCGCGCACTGGGGTCGAGAGGGTCACGTTCTACAACCAGGAGGACTCCGTCACCAACCAATTGAGG AATGGCGTCAGGGGACTAATGCTTGATATGTATGACCTCAACGATGATGTATGGCTCTGCCACTCCCTGCAAGGGCAATGCTACAACTTCACCGCTTTT GTACCAGCAGTTGAGACACTAAAAGAGGTGGAAGCATTTCTCTCTGAGAATCCCTCAGAGATTGTAACAATATTTATCGAGGATTATGTTCGCTCACCAATGGGACTGAGCAATGTCTTTAATGCTGCTGACTTGATGAAGTATTGGTACCCCATCTCGGAAATGCCAACTAATGGCAAGGACTGGCCAAGTGTCACAGATATGGTTGCAAAGAACCACAGGTTGCTAGTGTTTACTTCTGATGCTTCAAAGGAGGCTAGTGAAGGAATAGCTTACCAGTGGAGCTACTTGCTAGAGAATGAGT CTGGAGATCCAGGGATCGTGCCTGGTTCTTGTCCAAACAGAAAGGAATCACGGCCACTGAACTCAAGATCTGCATCTTTATTTATGCAAAATTACTTCCCCACGATGCCTGTACAGAATGAAGCATGTAAAGAGAATTCTGGGCTACTACAAATAGCCCGAGCTTGTTATGCTGCAGCTGGAAATAGAATCCCCAACTTCATAGCTGTGAATTTCTACATG CGAAGCAATGGTGGTGGTGTTTTTGATGTTCAAGACAGAATCAATGGCCTCACATTATGTGGTTGCAACACCATCGCTGCATGCCAG aTCAGAGTTTTTCATCAATGTCCTCACTCCTCACCAATGAATGTCTGCAGGCTGCGGCACCAATGGGTGCATGCAAGGACATGGGGGCACCTAATCAGACTCCATCGTCATCCTCCTCTGAATCCTCTGTAA